The proteins below come from a single Bubalus kerabau isolate K-KA32 ecotype Philippines breed swamp buffalo chromosome 19, PCC_UOA_SB_1v2, whole genome shotgun sequence genomic window:
- the ARPIN gene encoding arpin isoform X2, translated as MSRIYHDSALRNKAVRSARLPGAWDPAAHQRGDGVLLEGELLDVSRHSISDAHGRKERYYVLYIRPSRIHRQVEAKGDSDRLTPEVLKGLVNKPELLALTESLTPAETVAFWMPESEMEAMELELGAGVRLKTRGDGPFLDSLAKLEAGTVTKCNFAGDGKTGASWTDNIMAQKSSEGAASETCEQGDGVADEEWDD; from the exons ATGAGCCGCATCTACCACGACAGCGCCCTCCGCAACAAGGCGGTGCGGAGCGCGCGGCTGCCGGGGGCCTGGGACCCTGCCGCTCACCAGCG GGGAGATGGCGTCCTGCTGGAGGGAGAATTACTGGATGTATCCCGGCACAGCATCTCGGATGCCCATGGCAGGAAG GAGCGCTACTACGTACTGTATATCCGGCCGAGTCGCATCCATCGCC AGGTGGAAGCCAAGGGTGACTCGGACAGACTGACGCCCGAGGTGCTGAAGGGGCTGGTGAATAAGCCGGAGCTGCTTGCGCTGACAGAGAGCCTCACCCCTGCTGAGACAGTGGCCTTCTGGATGCCTGAGTCAGAGATGGAAGCCATGGAGCTCGAGCTTGGGGCTGGGGTACGGCTGAAAACTCGAGGCGATGGCCCCTTCCTGG ATTCATTAGCCAAACTCGAGGCTGGAACAGTGACCAAGTGTAATTTCGCTGGCGATGGGAAGACGGGAGCATCCTGGACAGACAACATCATGGCCCAGAAGTCTTCGGAGGGGGCTGCAAGCGAGACCTGCGAGCAGGGGGATGGCGTGGCGGATGAGGAGTGG GACGACTGA
- the ARPIN gene encoding arpin isoform X1, with translation MSRIYHDSALRNKAVRSARLPGAWDPAAHQRGDGVLLEGELLDVSRHSISDAHGRKERYYVLYIRPSRIHRRKFDPKGNEIEPNFSATRKVNTGFLMSSYKVEAKGDSDRLTPEVLKGLVNKPELLALTESLTPAETVAFWMPESEMEAMELELGAGVRLKTRGDGPFLDSLAKLEAGTVTKCNFAGDGKTGASWTDNIMAQKSSEGAASETCEQGDGVADEEWDD, from the exons ATGAGCCGCATCTACCACGACAGCGCCCTCCGCAACAAGGCGGTGCGGAGCGCGCGGCTGCCGGGGGCCTGGGACCCTGCCGCTCACCAGCG GGGAGATGGCGTCCTGCTGGAGGGAGAATTACTGGATGTATCCCGGCACAGCATCTCGGATGCCCATGGCAGGAAG GAGCGCTACTACGTACTGTATATCCGGCCGAGTCGCATCCATCGCCGTAAGTTTGACCCCAAGGGAAACGAAATTGAGCCCAACTTCAGCGCCACCAGGAAGGTGAACACAGGCTTCCTCATGTCCTCTTACA AGGTGGAAGCCAAGGGTGACTCGGACAGACTGACGCCCGAGGTGCTGAAGGGGCTGGTGAATAAGCCGGAGCTGCTTGCGCTGACAGAGAGCCTCACCCCTGCTGAGACAGTGGCCTTCTGGATGCCTGAGTCAGAGATGGAAGCCATGGAGCTCGAGCTTGGGGCTGGGGTACGGCTGAAAACTCGAGGCGATGGCCCCTTCCTGG ATTCATTAGCCAAACTCGAGGCTGGAACAGTGACCAAGTGTAATTTCGCTGGCGATGGGAAGACGGGAGCATCCTGGACAGACAACATCATGGCCCAGAAGTCTTCGGAGGGGGCTGCAAGCGAGACCTGCGAGCAGGGGGATGGCGTGGCGGATGAGGAGTGG GACGACTGA